One segment of Pseudodesulfovibrio sp. 5S69 DNA contains the following:
- a CDS encoding acetate kinase, with protein MHILVINSGSSSLKYQLIDMACDRVMASGLIERIGEDMGSITQKSNPDKWPDAKSVEHKPIPDHRAAMGLMVDKLIGEDWGVIDSLRDIDAVGHRVVQGGESFSAPVLVDADVVETIRANIPLAPLHAANLVGIEAALELFPGTPNVTVFDTEFHQTMPPKAYLYPVPMDLYEELKIRKYGFHGTSHKYVTREAAKFLGKPVDEVDLITAHLGNGCSMAAVKNGRCADTTMGLTPLAGLMMGTRSGDVDPALFPFIARHRKMSMTEVDALLNKQSGLLGVCGSGDMRDVHAARERGDEKAQLAFEMFAYRVKAQIGAYLAVLGRADAVVFTAGVGENDAFVRAEACKGLEGLGIKLSPERNERREPGIRRINADDSPVAVLVVPTDEELEIAHATKTLVEK; from the coding sequence ATGCATATCCTGGTCATCAACTCCGGCAGCTCGTCGCTCAAATACCAGCTCATCGACATGGCCTGTGACCGGGTCATGGCCTCGGGCCTGATCGAGCGCATCGGCGAGGACATGGGTTCCATCACCCAGAAATCCAACCCGGACAAATGGCCGGACGCCAAGTCCGTGGAGCACAAGCCCATCCCGGACCACCGGGCGGCCATGGGACTGATGGTCGACAAGCTCATCGGCGAGGACTGGGGCGTCATCGACTCCCTGCGCGACATCGACGCCGTGGGGCACCGCGTGGTTCAGGGCGGCGAATCCTTCTCGGCCCCGGTCCTGGTGGACGCGGACGTCGTCGAGACCATCCGGGCGAACATCCCGCTGGCCCCGCTGCACGCCGCCAACCTGGTGGGCATCGAGGCCGCCCTGGAGCTCTTTCCCGGCACGCCCAACGTGACCGTGTTCGACACCGAATTTCACCAGACCATGCCGCCCAAGGCATACCTCTACCCGGTGCCCATGGACCTCTACGAAGAGCTCAAGATCCGCAAGTACGGCTTCCACGGGACCTCGCACAAGTATGTCACCCGCGAGGCCGCCAAATTCCTCGGCAAGCCCGTGGACGAGGTCGACCTGATCACCGCCCACCTGGGCAACGGCTGCTCCATGGCGGCGGTCAAGAACGGCCGGTGCGCGGACACGACCATGGGGTTGACGCCCCTGGCCGGATTGATGATGGGCACCCGCTCGGGCGACGTGGACCCGGCCCTGTTCCCGTTCATCGCCCGGCACAGGAAGATGAGCATGACCGAGGTGGACGCCCTGCTCAACAAACAGAGCGGCCTGCTCGGCGTCTGCGGGTCGGGCGACATGCGCGACGTGCACGCGGCCCGCGAACGGGGCGATGAAAAGGCGCAGCTCGCCTTCGAGATGTTCGCCTACCGGGTCAAGGCGCAGATCGGGGCCTACCTGGCCGTGCTCGGCCGGGCCGACGCCGTGGTCTTCACCGCGGGCGTCGGCGAGAACGACGCCTTCGTCCGGGCCGAAGCCTGCAAGGGGCTGGAAGGACTGGGCATCAAACTCTCCCCGGAGCGCAACGAGCGGCGCGAGCCGGGCATACGGCGCATCAACGCCGACGACAGTCCGGTGGCCGTGCTCGTAGTCCCGACCGACGAGGAGCTGGAAATCGCACACGCCACCAAGACCCTGGTCGAAAAATAG
- the pta gene encoding phosphate acetyltransferase has protein sequence MSKSLYIAATEARSGKSAIVLGVMHLLRASLQRVAVFRPVVSDPVDGRRDHDIDLMLRHFKLDQEYERTYGYTLSEARRLINSGNKELLLESTLNKFKELEKEYDFVLCEGTDYIGGSATLEFEINASIVSNLGCPVLAVVNGMDRPDDDICSSAQRMVGIFEERGLEVMGLIVNRARPDFSPETLKDIEARTSTSHPLLTYAIPDDKRLGNPTIHDVIKWLDAKVLYGHGSLDSQVDSFLTAAMHITHFLEYIEDGALIITPGDRMDIILAAISSRQSAAYGNIAGMVLTGGIQPSMTMHRLIEGWTGIPLPILSVQDHTYKATQTLQALHGTIDPEHPAKIAAAIGLFESQVDIEELRDRLVTTESRKITPIMFEYNLIERARSQRMRIVLPEGSSDRILRATEILQRRNVADITLLGDPEAIRAQAANLGVQLNGADLVDPAASPAFEDYARRYFEVRRHKGIRMEDARDRLVDPTYFGTMMVHAGHADGMVSGSVTTTAQTIRPAFEFIKTRPDASIVSSVFLMCMGDRVVCFGDCAVNPKPDAGQLAEIALSSAQTARIFGIDPYVAMLSYSTGGSGTGADVDKVAEATAIARKLAEERGLDLPIEGPLQYDAAVDPEVARTKLPGSEVAGKATVFIFPDLNTGNNTYKAVQRAVPGSTAIGPVLQGLNKPVNDLSRGCRVRDIVNTVAITAIQAQAQRNI, from the coding sequence ATGTCCAAAAGCCTCTACATAGCCGCCACCGAAGCCCGCAGCGGCAAGTCCGCCATCGTCCTCGGGGTCATGCACCTGCTGCGCGCCAGCCTGCAGCGCGTGGCCGTGTTCCGCCCGGTCGTCAGCGACCCGGTGGACGGCCGCAGGGACCACGACATCGACCTCATGCTCCGCCACTTCAAGCTCGACCAGGAGTACGAACGGACCTACGGCTACACCCTGAGCGAGGCCCGCAGGCTGATCAACAGCGGCAACAAGGAGCTGCTCCTGGAGAGCACCCTGAACAAGTTCAAGGAGCTGGAAAAGGAATACGACTTCGTCCTGTGCGAGGGCACGGACTACATCGGCGGCAGCGCCACTCTGGAGTTCGAGATCAACGCCTCCATCGTCTCCAACCTGGGCTGCCCGGTCCTGGCCGTGGTCAACGGCATGGACCGCCCCGACGACGATATCTGCAGCTCGGCCCAGCGCATGGTGGGCATCTTCGAGGAGCGCGGCCTGGAGGTCATGGGGCTGATCGTCAACCGCGCCCGCCCGGACTTCTCCCCCGAGACCCTGAAGGACATCGAGGCCCGGACGAGCACCTCGCATCCGCTGCTGACCTACGCCATCCCGGACGACAAGCGGCTGGGCAACCCGACCATCCACGACGTGATCAAATGGCTGGACGCCAAGGTCCTCTACGGCCACGGCAGCCTGGACAGCCAGGTGGACAGCTTCCTGACCGCAGCCATGCACATCACCCATTTCCTGGAATACATCGAGGACGGAGCCTTGATCATCACCCCCGGCGACCGCATGGACATCATCCTGGCGGCCATCTCCTCGCGCCAGTCCGCGGCCTACGGAAACATCGCGGGCATGGTCCTGACCGGCGGCATCCAGCCGTCCATGACCATGCACCGGCTCATCGAGGGCTGGACCGGCATTCCCCTGCCCATCCTGAGCGTGCAGGACCACACCTACAAGGCCACCCAGACCCTCCAGGCCCTGCACGGGACCATCGACCCCGAGCACCCTGCCAAGATCGCGGCGGCCATCGGCCTGTTCGAATCGCAGGTGGACATCGAGGAGCTGCGCGACCGGCTGGTGACCACCGAGTCCCGGAAGATCACCCCGATCATGTTCGAATACAATCTGATCGAGCGGGCCCGGTCGCAGCGCATGCGCATCGTCCTGCCCGAGGGGTCGAGCGATCGCATCCTCCGGGCCACGGAGATTTTGCAGCGGCGCAACGTGGCGGACATCACCCTGCTCGGCGACCCCGAGGCGATCCGGGCCCAGGCCGCCAACCTCGGCGTGCAGCTCAACGGCGCGGACCTGGTGGACCCGGCCGCGTCCCCTGCGTTCGAGGACTACGCCCGGCGGTACTTCGAGGTCCGCAGGCACAAGGGCATCCGCATGGAGGACGCGCGGGACCGCCTCGTGGACCCCACCTATTTCGGGACCATGATGGTCCACGCCGGGCACGCCGACGGCATGGTCTCCGGCTCGGTGACCACCACGGCCCAGACCATCCGGCCCGCCTTCGAATTCATCAAGACCAGACCGGACGCCTCCATTGTCTCGTCCGTGTTCCTCATGTGCATGGGTGACCGCGTGGTCTGCTTCGGCGACTGCGCGGTCAACCCGAAGCCCGACGCCGGGCAGCTTGCGGAGATCGCGCTCAGTTCGGCCCAGACCGCCCGCATCTTCGGCATCGACCCGTATGTGGCCATGCTCTCCTATTCCACGGGCGGGTCCGGCACGGGCGCGGATGTGGACAAGGTGGCCGAGGCCACGGCCATCGCCAGAAAGCTGGCCGAGGAGCGCGGGCTCGATCTGCCCATCGAGGGACCGCTGCAATACGACGCGGCCGTGGACCCGGAGGTGGCCCGGACCAAGCTGCCCGGCTCCGAGGTGGCGGGCAAGGCCACGGTCTTCATCTTCCCGGACCTGAATACCGGCAACAACACCTACAAGGCCGTGCAGCGGGCCGTGCCCGGCTCCACGGCCATCGGTCCGGTCCTCCAGGGGCTGAACAAGCCGGTCAACGACCTGTCGCGCGGCTGCCGCGTGCGCGACATCGTCAACACCGTGGCCATCACCGCCATCCAGGCGCAGGCCCAAAGGAATATTTAG
- a CDS encoding electron transport complex subunit E — translation MNSRLWKEFSKGLWTDLPPFKLVLGLCPTLAVTNTADNGLGMGVAVVFVLALSNLMISLLRKIIPAKVRIACFIVVAASLVVAVELLMQAFAYPLYQRLGIFVPLIVVNCIILGRAEAFASKNPPLPSLADGLGMGLGFTMSLTFLGALRELLGTGMVFGFHVAWEGFQPIGIMVKAPGAFVSLGVLLCIMTFVENVRRKRKGLAAVQGPTHDCGACGGCGHKNC, via the coding sequence ATGAACAGCAGATTGTGGAAGGAATTCTCCAAAGGACTGTGGACCGACCTGCCTCCGTTCAAGCTGGTCCTGGGGTTGTGCCCGACACTGGCCGTAACCAACACGGCCGACAACGGACTCGGCATGGGCGTGGCGGTCGTCTTCGTCCTGGCCCTGTCCAACCTGATGATCTCCCTGCTGCGCAAGATCATCCCGGCCAAGGTGCGCATCGCCTGCTTCATCGTGGTCGCCGCCTCGCTGGTGGTGGCCGTGGAGCTGCTCATGCAGGCCTTCGCCTACCCGCTCTACCAGCGGCTGGGCATCTTCGTGCCGCTGATCGTGGTCAACTGCATCATCCTGGGCCGGGCCGAGGCCTTCGCCTCCAAGAACCCGCCGCTGCCGTCCTTGGCCGACGGGTTGGGCATGGGGCTCGGCTTCACCATGTCCCTGACCTTCCTGGGCGCCCTGCGCGAGCTGCTCGGCACGGGCATGGTCTTCGGGTTCCACGTGGCTTGGGAAGGGTTCCAGCCCATCGGCATCATGGTCAAGGCGCCTGGGGCCTTCGTGTCGCTCGGCGTGCTGCTGTGCATCATGACCTTTGTCGAGAACGTACGGCGCAAACGCAAGGGGCTGGCCGCGGTCCAGGGCCCGACCCACGACTGCGGCGCATGCGGCGGCTGCGGCCACAAAAACTGCTAA
- a CDS encoding electron transport complex protein RnfA — MQEYFLLFIGAMFVNNIVLAQYLGNCPFIGTSKDTGVALGMGAAVVFVATLAAAFTWLVQEYVLAPFGLDFLQTLAFILVIAALVQFVEMFLKKMVPPLYKSLGIFLPLITTNCAVMGIALICQREEFGFVKTVLFSFASGLGFMLALVLLAGIREKLAVRRLPIAMRGTPIGLIMAGLMSLAFFAFKGMI, encoded by the coding sequence ATGCAGGAATACTTCCTTCTCTTCATCGGGGCGATGTTCGTCAACAACATCGTCCTGGCCCAATACCTGGGCAACTGTCCGTTCATCGGCACGTCCAAGGACACGGGCGTGGCGCTGGGCATGGGCGCGGCCGTGGTCTTCGTGGCCACCCTGGCCGCGGCCTTCACCTGGCTGGTCCAGGAGTACGTCCTGGCCCCCTTCGGCCTGGACTTCCTCCAGACGCTCGCCTTCATCCTGGTCATCGCGGCACTGGTCCAATTCGTGGAGATGTTCCTCAAGAAGATGGTCCCGCCCCTGTACAAATCGCTGGGCATTTTCCTGCCGCTGATCACCACCAACTGCGCGGTCATGGGCATCGCGCTCATCTGCCAGCGCGAGGAGTTCGGCTTCGTCAAGACGGTCCTGTTCTCCTTCGCCTCGGGGTTGGGCTTCATGCTCGCCCTGGTCCTGCTGGCCGGCATCCGCGAGAAGCTGGCGGTCCGGCGGCTGCCCATCGCCATGCGCGGCACGCCCATCGGGCTGATCATGGCCGGACTCATGTCTCTCGCCTTTTTCGCCTTCAAGGGAATGATTTAA
- the rnfG gene encoding RnfABCDGE type electron transport complex subunit G produces the protein MKEMMKMMLVLSLICGIAGITLAALKEVTAPIIEEQVLTYVQAPAIESVLSGYDNNPIKDRRKFDVDGRTVTVFPALKDGKLTGVAFETSGKGYGGDIGVMVGFDVQAMHLTGIGITTLKETPGVGARVAEHGYTTQFKGHPLESMELKKNGGDIEAVAGATISSTGTVSAVRRAIAIFNALKGKLAGGWS, from the coding sequence ATGAAGGAAATGATGAAAATGATGCTCGTCCTGTCGCTCATCTGCGGCATCGCGGGCATCACCCTGGCCGCGCTGAAAGAGGTCACGGCCCCGATCATCGAGGAGCAGGTCCTGACCTACGTGCAGGCCCCGGCCATCGAGTCGGTCTTAAGCGGCTACGACAACAACCCCATCAAGGACCGCAGGAAATTCGACGTGGACGGCCGGACTGTGACCGTGTTCCCGGCCCTCAAGGACGGCAAGCTCACCGGCGTGGCCTTCGAGACCTCGGGCAAGGGCTACGGCGGCGACATAGGCGTCATGGTCGGCTTCGACGTGCAGGCCATGCACCTGACCGGCATCGGCATCACCACCCTGAAGGAGACGCCCGGCGTGGGCGCGCGCGTGGCCGAGCACGGCTACACCACCCAGTTCAAGGGCCACCCGCTCGAATCCATGGAACTGAAGAAGAACGGCGGCGACATCGAGGCCGTGGCCGGGGCGACCATCTCGTCCACCGGCACGGTCAGCGCGGTACGCCGGGCCATCGCCATTTTCAACGCCCTGAAAGGCAAACTCGCCGGCGGCTGGTCCTGA
- a CDS encoding FAD-dependent oxidoreductase has translation MILTSGLTLFGIGLLAAAILGIASKLLYVKEDPRIALIENSLPGANCGGCGYAGCSGAATAIVAGIAPASVCLVADAETSAVVAAIMGQEVVQREPELAVRDCTGGLRATDLFHYEGALDCRAAHLLYGGSKSCPEGCLGLGSCMRACPFDAIHMGPEGLPVIDSTLCKACGNCVDACPRGVIGVSGMSARLLHLNQTTDCLAPCRQKCPAQINIPRYIEQIKAGDYDGAVMTIKERNPLLVTCGRVCPRPCETVCRRQYVDETVGINMLKRFVADRELRSGVHLPVPCAADTGKRVAVIGGGPAGLSCAYFLRRLGHSPTIFDAMPALGGQTRYGIPEYRLPKADLDWEIQGILDLGVEAKLNTRFGRDFTLESLRADGFDAVFIGIGAWQASGMYAEGEDLDGVMGGIEFLTAHALGQKPETGNKVIVVGGGNTAIDAARTCVRLGADVTLMYRRTRNEMPADVEEIVGAEDEGVQFKFLAAPARVIGDENGKATHLEYYEMELGEPDESGRRRPVKKEGSEQRMEATLIIPAIGQKPDLGCLYDDNEEGTCPLETTRWQTIVADPDTFETAIPGVFTAGDVYTGPDLVISAIGDGRKAARSIHYYMTEAAIPVPETTQKGMIPYTLFKEIDSVERKKRAVLPHLCHGEERNCTFNEVEGPLDEQQALAEADRCLRCGLVCYDRDEPFLAEERETTPDS, from the coding sequence ATGATACTGACATCGGGACTGACTCTGTTCGGCATCGGCCTGCTGGCCGCAGCCATCCTGGGCATCGCCTCGAAGCTCCTGTACGTCAAGGAGGACCCGCGCATCGCGCTGATCGAGAACAGCCTGCCCGGCGCCAACTGCGGCGGCTGCGGGTACGCGGGCTGCTCGGGCGCGGCCACGGCCATCGTGGCGGGCATCGCCCCGGCCTCGGTCTGCCTGGTGGCCGACGCCGAGACCAGCGCCGTGGTGGCGGCCATCATGGGCCAGGAGGTCGTACAGCGCGAGCCCGAGCTGGCCGTGCGCGACTGCACCGGCGGCCTGCGGGCGACGGACCTGTTCCACTACGAGGGGGCGCTCGACTGCCGGGCCGCCCATCTGCTCTACGGCGGGTCCAAGTCCTGTCCCGAAGGGTGCCTGGGACTCGGCTCCTGCATGCGCGCCTGCCCCTTCGACGCCATCCACATGGGCCCGGAAGGACTGCCGGTCATCGACTCGACCCTGTGCAAGGCCTGCGGCAACTGCGTGGACGCCTGCCCGCGCGGGGTCATCGGCGTGTCCGGCATGTCCGCGCGGCTGCTGCATCTCAACCAGACCACGGACTGCCTGGCCCCCTGCCGCCAGAAGTGCCCGGCCCAAATCAACATCCCGCGCTACATCGAACAGATCAAGGCGGGCGACTACGACGGCGCGGTCATGACCATCAAGGAGCGGAACCCGCTGCTGGTCACCTGCGGCCGGGTCTGCCCCCGCCCGTGCGAGACGGTCTGCCGCCGCCAGTACGTGGACGAGACCGTGGGCATCAACATGCTCAAACGCTTCGTGGCCGACCGCGAACTGCGCTCGGGCGTCCACCTGCCCGTGCCCTGCGCCGCGGACACCGGCAAGCGCGTGGCCGTCATCGGCGGCGGCCCGGCCGGGCTGTCCTGCGCCTATTTCCTGCGCCGCCTGGGCCACAGCCCGACCATCTTCGACGCCATGCCCGCGCTCGGCGGCCAGACCCGCTACGGCATCCCGGAGTACCGGCTGCCCAAGGCCGACCTGGACTGGGAGATCCAGGGCATCCTGGACCTCGGCGTCGAGGCGAAGTTGAACACCAGGTTCGGCCGCGACTTCACCCTGGAGTCCCTCAGGGCCGACGGCTTCGACGCGGTCTTCATCGGCATCGGCGCCTGGCAGGCGTCCGGCATGTACGCCGAGGGCGAGGACCTGGACGGGGTCATGGGCGGCATCGAATTCCTGACCGCCCACGCCCTGGGCCAGAAGCCCGAGACCGGCAACAAGGTCATCGTGGTCGGCGGCGGCAATACCGCTATCGACGCGGCCCGGACCTGCGTGCGGCTCGGCGCGGACGTGACGCTCATGTACCGGCGCACGCGCAACGAGATGCCCGCCGACGTGGAAGAGATCGTCGGGGCCGAGGACGAGGGCGTCCAGTTCAAGTTCCTGGCCGCCCCGGCGAGGGTCATAGGCGACGAGAACGGGAAGGCCACCCACTTGGAATACTACGAGATGGAGTTGGGCGAGCCGGACGAGTCCGGACGCCGCCGCCCGGTCAAGAAGGAGGGCTCCGAGCAGCGCATGGAGGCCACCCTGATCATCCCGGCCATCGGCCAGAAGCCCGACCTCGGCTGCCTGTACGACGACAACGAGGAAGGGACCTGCCCGCTGGAGACGACCAGGTGGCAGACCATCGTGGCCGACCCGGACACCTTCGAGACCGCCATCCCCGGCGTGTTCACCGCGGGCGACGTGTATACCGGCCCGGACCTGGTCATCTCGGCCATCGGCGACGGCCGCAAGGCGGCCCGGTCCATCCACTACTACATGACCGAAGCGGCCATCCCGGTCCCGGAGACCACGCAAAAGGGCATGATCCCGTACACATTGTTCAAAGAAATAGATTCCGTGGAGCGCAAGAAGCGGGCGGTTCTGCCCCACCTGTGCCACGGCGAGGAGCGCAACTGCACCTTCAACGAGGTGGAGGGCCCGCTCGACGAACAACAGGCCCTGGCCGAAGCCGACCGCTGCCTGCGCTGCGGGCTGGTCTGCTACGACCGGGACGAGCCGTTCCTGGCCGAGGAGAGGGAGACCACCCCGGACAGCTAA
- a CDS encoding cytochrome c3 family protein, giving the protein MRSKSKIFPVIAATIVLLAVAIVGYVRSGQSQPMPVRILFENNGGKVVFSHLVHHRDYGIECSRCHHDKAQPIVSPEDGALACGSCHPNKFDENFVDNHMNSFPNESYCVRCHHVEYDKLNFDHEAHTEYASDCSDCHHGKEIEPEPQKCTNCHAEKSTDKLLSMREAGHQSCGQCHEDMFDKGLSSCKSCHIQKDMTDYDGDFSACNQCHDAETRELVLPRMNAFHDQCMSCHEEMGAGPYGPDHCNQCHISR; this is encoded by the coding sequence ATGCGTTCAAAATCGAAGATATTTCCGGTCATTGCGGCGACCATCGTACTCCTGGCGGTGGCCATCGTCGGGTACGTCCGCTCTGGCCAGTCGCAGCCGATGCCCGTGCGCATCCTGTTTGAGAACAACGGGGGCAAGGTCGTCTTCTCCCACCTGGTCCATCACCGGGACTACGGGATCGAATGCTCCCGCTGCCACCACGACAAGGCCCAGCCCATCGTCTCTCCCGAGGACGGCGCCCTGGCCTGCGGCTCCTGCCACCCGAACAAGTTCGACGAAAATTTCGTGGACAACCACATGAATTCCTTCCCCAACGAATCCTACTGCGTGCGCTGCCACCATGTGGAATACGACAAGCTCAACTTCGACCACGAGGCCCACACCGAATACGCCTCGGATTGCTCCGACTGCCACCACGGCAAGGAGATCGAACCCGAGCCGCAGAAATGCACCAACTGCCATGCGGAAAAGAGCACGGACAAGCTGCTGTCCATGCGCGAGGCCGGGCACCAGAGCTGCGGCCAATGCCACGAGGACATGTTCGACAAGGGGCTGTCCAGTTGCAAGTCCTGCCACATCCAGAAGGACATGACCGACTACGACGGCGACTTCTCGGCCTGCAACCAGTGCCACGACGCCGAGACCAGGGAGTTGGTCCTGCCGCGCATGAACGCCTTCCACGACCAGTGCATGTCCTGCCACGAGGAAATGGGCGCGGGCCCCTACGGCCCGGACCACTGCAACCAATGCCACATCAGCAGGTAG
- a CDS encoding 4Fe-4S dicluster domain-containing protein, with product MTNQEIPSAVVEMNLTRHCPLVTCGRAVKRGERIATATRPGRGDIHAPCAGTVEHVDPYRIRIAPDEEGETVVPEVLDGLSGPELLAGLRGLGADVPACDQVDTLIINAMDEEPGLLSRRTLMAEKLDILKAGAEALIRGFVPVDVVLAVAGGVRESLPGAEVKVLSDQYPQPLDPLVARAVTGIEMPDNTLVVGLETVFHAGLVMDTGLPVMETMVTVGNSARLITLGTPVGEILTNDGETLRDGDRIVLGGVLRGTAAASPGQGVDRATTAVSLVRNPAPVAVDSACVGCGECVRRCPARLDPAMITSYAEFGQYAKAEAEAVDACFECGLCGFFCIARRPMLQYIRLAKRELAKAKAQSGEETLP from the coding sequence ATGACAAACCAAGAGATACCCTCCGCCGTGGTGGAGATGAACCTGACCCGGCACTGCCCGCTGGTCACCTGCGGCCGGGCGGTCAAACGCGGCGAGCGCATTGCCACCGCCACCAGGCCGGGCCGGGGCGACATCCACGCCCCGTGCGCCGGGACCGTAGAGCACGTGGACCCGTACCGCATCCGCATCGCCCCCGACGAGGAGGGCGAAACCGTGGTGCCCGAGGTCCTGGACGGCCTGAGCGGCCCGGAGCTCCTCGCCGGCCTGCGCGGACTCGGGGCCGACGTCCCGGCCTGCGACCAGGTGGACACCCTGATCATCAACGCCATGGACGAGGAACCCGGCCTGCTCTCCCGCCGGACCCTCATGGCCGAGAAGCTCGACATCCTGAAGGCCGGGGCCGAGGCCCTGATCCGGGGGTTCGTGCCCGTGGACGTGGTCCTGGCCGTGGCCGGGGGCGTGCGCGAAAGCCTGCCGGGCGCGGAGGTCAAGGTCCTTTCCGACCAGTATCCCCAGCCCCTCGATCCGCTGGTGGCCAGGGCCGTGACCGGCATCGAGATGCCGGACAACACTCTGGTGGTCGGCCTGGAGACGGTCTTCCACGCCGGGCTGGTCATGGACACCGGCCTGCCGGTCATGGAGACCATGGTCACGGTGGGCAACTCCGCCCGGCTGATCACCCTGGGCACCCCGGTGGGCGAGATCCTGACCAACGACGGCGAGACGCTGCGCGACGGCGACCGCATCGTCCTGGGCGGCGTACTCCGGGGCACGGCCGCGGCTTCGCCCGGCCAGGGCGTGGACCGCGCGACCACGGCCGTCAGCCTGGTACGCAACCCGGCCCCGGTGGCCGTGGACTCGGCCTGCGTGGGCTGCGGCGAGTGCGTACGCCGCTGCCCGGCCCGCCTCGATCCGGCCATGATCACCAGCTACGCCGAGTTCGGCCAGTACGCCAAGGCCGAGGCCGAGGCCGTGGATGCCTGTTTCGAATGCGGCCTGTGCGGCTTCTTCTGCATCGCCCGCCGCCCCATGCTCCAATACATCCGGCTCGCCAAACGCGAATTGGCGAAGGCCAAAGCCCAGTCCGGGGAGGAAACCCTGCCGTGA
- a CDS encoding RnfABCDGE type electron transport complex subunit D, whose translation MKPLNPFALTVSVPPHRHCGTTVRDRMLMILMAMLPAAVMAAMTFGMPAVRVMALSMAAAVLAEMACDYFMDRETDVHDLHAFTVGLSFAFLLPASAPWWLVAFGSAASIVLGKMVFGPLGGSPFCAPLIGWAICRISWPAYMDANASMLATDLTYPLAQLKDFGLDAVQITDTRQLFLGKQLGGLGAVQIAGVLLGGMLLVMRKHISSIIPMGVIGGVALTAFLFHWLDPSIYASPAFHLLTGSTLFGAFFLATDGPSSPNRQAPMLLFGLLIGALVIIIRVYGAYADGVPFAILLANLFTPVLERIRPKPFGRR comes from the coding sequence GTGAAGCCCCTCAACCCCTTTGCCCTGACCGTCTCGGTCCCGCCCCACCGCCACTGCGGCACCACCGTGCGGGACCGGATGCTGATGATACTGATGGCCATGCTGCCCGCCGCGGTCATGGCGGCCATGACCTTCGGCATGCCCGCCGTGCGGGTCATGGCCCTGTCCATGGCCGCCGCCGTGCTGGCCGAGATGGCCTGCGACTACTTCATGGACCGGGAGACCGACGTCCACGACCTCCATGCCTTTACCGTGGGGCTGTCCTTCGCCTTCCTGCTTCCGGCGTCGGCCCCCTGGTGGCTGGTCGCCTTCGGCAGCGCGGCCTCCATCGTGCTCGGCAAGATGGTCTTCGGCCCCCTGGGCGGCAGCCCGTTCTGCGCCCCGCTCATCGGCTGGGCCATCTGCCGCATCTCCTGGCCCGCCTACATGGACGCGAACGCCTCCATGCTGGCCACGGACCTGACCTACCCCCTGGCCCAGCTCAAGGACTTCGGCCTGGACGCGGTCCAGATCACCGACACCCGGCAGCTCTTCCTGGGCAAGCAGCTCGGCGGCCTGGGCGCGGTCCAGATCGCGGGCGTGCTCCTGGGCGGCATGCTCCTGGTCATGCGCAAGCACATCTCGTCCATCATCCCGATGGGCGTCATCGGCGGCGTGGCCCTGACCGCCTTCCTGTTCCACTGGCTCGACCCGTCCATCTACGCCTCACCGGCCTTCCACCTGCTGACCGGGTCGACCCTGTTCGGGGCCTTCTTCCTGGCCACGGACGGGCCGTCCAGCCCCAACCGGCAGGCCCCCATGCTGCTCTTCGGCCTGTTGATCGGAGCGCTGGTCATCATCATCCGCGTCTACGGCGCCTACGCGGACGGCGTGCCCTTCGCCATCCTGCTGGCCAACCTGTTCACCCCGGTGCTCGAACGCATCCGGCCCAAGCCGTTCGGAAGGAGGTAG